One window of Brevibacterium pigmentatum genomic DNA carries:
- a CDS encoding polysaccharide biosynthesis tyrosine autokinase encodes MGMTESAPNGAGMDLRDYVRILRRRWLLVTAATMLGIVAGAVPVALMTPTYEAHTQLYVSVQSDAGGTGDLVQGNSFAKEVVSSYTDIVGSSVVLDPVISELGLNTTVAELRDDVKASTPDGSVLIDITVADSDPQQAERIAAAISRSLTQAVQNRLEPKRADGRSSISLTTTQEAQTADAPVSPQASLLVPAGLLLGLLCGIGIAILTAVFDTRVRSVQDIRQLTETPVIGRIPRDSAVADDPLVVRAFKYGPTAEAFRALRTNLDFLGVGSKRRVFAITSPSLGEGKSITAANLSIILAESGLRVALVDCDLRRPKVAEYLGIEGAAGLSDVLVGRVEISDVLQPWGEHGLSALPAGHIPPNPSELLGSQAMDAVLHELGEDFDYVILDAPPTLAVTDSAVVGTKAAGIIMVSAASSTKKRAFTESIRTHLAVGARVAGIVVTMLPPNGEDLYTYGAAEVYGRPPTETERLSADTGPSWMFRPDRSHVQGPADDGIDTAVDRHPAAPFGSKHLSAPKVWPIPSRSRLADHRCAPADDTGFEEPQTAELPRVGAVPGDANPQRADES; translated from the coding sequence ATGGGCATGACAGAATCGGCACCCAACGGCGCGGGCATGGACCTGCGCGACTACGTGAGGATCCTTCGACGCAGATGGCTGCTCGTCACAGCAGCGACGATGCTCGGAATCGTCGCAGGTGCCGTGCCCGTCGCGCTCATGACACCCACATATGAAGCGCACACCCAGCTCTACGTGTCGGTCCAATCAGATGCGGGAGGAACCGGTGACCTGGTGCAGGGAAACAGCTTCGCAAAAGAAGTCGTCAGCAGCTATACAGACATCGTCGGGTCCAGCGTCGTCCTCGACCCGGTGATCTCCGAACTCGGACTCAACACCACGGTGGCCGAACTGCGCGATGATGTGAAAGCGAGCACCCCCGACGGTTCGGTCCTCATCGACATCACCGTCGCCGATTCGGATCCTCAGCAGGCTGAGCGGATCGCCGCGGCGATCAGCCGAAGCCTGACTCAGGCAGTGCAGAATCGGCTCGAACCCAAACGTGCGGACGGGCGGAGTTCGATCAGCCTGACCACCACGCAGGAAGCTCAGACCGCAGATGCACCGGTGAGTCCACAGGCAAGTCTGCTCGTGCCCGCCGGACTGCTGCTGGGGCTGCTGTGCGGGATCGGAATCGCCATCCTCACCGCGGTCTTCGACACTCGGGTGCGATCGGTGCAGGATATCAGGCAGCTCACCGAGACCCCCGTGATCGGAAGAATCCCCCGAGACTCCGCTGTCGCCGACGATCCGTTGGTGGTTCGAGCCTTCAAATACGGTCCCACGGCAGAGGCGTTTCGGGCACTGCGCACCAACCTCGACTTCCTCGGAGTCGGCTCCAAGCGCCGAGTCTTCGCCATCACTTCGCCGAGTCTCGGTGAGGGCAAATCGATCACGGCAGCGAATCTGTCGATCATCCTCGCCGAATCGGGGCTGCGGGTGGCTCTCGTCGACTGTGACCTTCGTCGGCCCAAAGTCGCCGAATATCTGGGCATCGAAGGCGCGGCGGGGCTCAGTGACGTCCTCGTCGGTCGGGTGGAGATCTCCGACGTCCTCCAACCATGGGGCGAACACGGGCTCAGTGCCCTGCCGGCAGGGCATATCCCACCGAATCCGAGTGAGCTGCTGGGTTCCCAAGCGATGGACGCTGTACTGCACGAGCTCGGCGAAGACTTCGACTATGTCATCCTCGACGCACCACCGACCCTGGCTGTCACAGATTCCGCAGTGGTCGGGACGAAGGCGGCAGGCATCATCATGGTCTCCGCGGCGAGCAGCACCAAGAAGCGCGCCTTCACCGAGTCGATCCGCACCCACTTGGCCGTGGGCGCCCGTGTCGCCGGGATAGTCGTCACGATGCTGCCGCCGAACGGCGAGGATCTGTACACCTACGGTGCAGCGGAGGTTTATGGCAGGCCCCCGACCGAGACCGAACGACTGTCGGCCGATACCGGCCCGAGCTGGATGTTCCGACCGGATCGAAGTCATGTACAGGGTCCCGCAGACGACGGCATCGACACGGCGGTCGATCGTCATCCAGCGGCACCTTTCGGATCGAAGCATCTCTCCGCCCCGAAGGTCTGGCCGATCCCCAGTCGGAGCAGACTCGCCGATCACCGGTGCGCTCCGGCCGATGACACGGGTTTCGAGGAACCGCAGACCGCCGAGCTGCCCCGGGTGGGCGCGGTCCCCGGTGATGCGAATCCGCAGAGAGCGGACGAAAGCTGA
- a CDS encoding ATP-grasp domain-containing protein — protein MTSIPATVVIGSAGRRLYLIDWFRKAFETLGVEGRVVVTENDETSSSATYGDIGRIMPKYSDPAYETALLDLIVDLEPQLFISVNDYELLHLHVNTDLADRMRQLGVLVPGVSAEWQRGCVDKLRMAQMLTAIGVRTAPTVTGGDGAGLSALAAYTDDVVVKHRFGSGSSGLAIVSAARAEEAVAESLLSAPAQSGGEPTADDVVIQPKLSGTEHGVDIVGALHAPGDLAAVLARRKLRMRAGETDKAVTVDPAPFVANSALIAKAAGLTGLIDVDMFLDGEGRSTVIDINPRFGGGYPFVHLAGADVPLYYLAQAMGRDDGFEWSRYEPGVVSAKYESIRVAGRVPVTPTSSVE, from the coding sequence ATGACGTCGATTCCAGCCACAGTCGTGATCGGCTCGGCCGGTCGACGCCTGTATCTCATCGACTGGTTCCGCAAGGCCTTCGAGACTCTCGGCGTCGAGGGGCGCGTAGTCGTCACCGAGAACGACGAGACGAGTTCGTCCGCGACTTATGGCGACATCGGCAGAATCATGCCGAAGTACTCGGACCCTGCTTATGAGACCGCCCTGTTGGACCTCATCGTCGACCTCGAACCGCAGCTGTTCATCTCCGTCAACGACTATGAGCTCCTTCATCTCCATGTGAATACGGACCTCGCGGACCGAATGCGACAGTTGGGAGTGCTCGTCCCCGGTGTGTCCGCCGAATGGCAGCGCGGCTGCGTCGACAAGTTGCGGATGGCGCAGATGCTCACCGCGATCGGCGTGCGAACTGCGCCGACGGTCACCGGCGGAGACGGCGCAGGACTGTCGGCGCTTGCAGCGTATACCGATGACGTTGTCGTCAAACACCGGTTCGGCAGCGGTTCGTCGGGTCTCGCGATCGTGTCCGCTGCTCGGGCAGAAGAAGCTGTGGCCGAATCACTGCTCTCCGCACCTGCGCAATCGGGCGGTGAGCCGACTGCCGACGATGTCGTGATCCAACCCAAACTCTCCGGCACCGAACACGGTGTCGATATCGTCGGTGCACTCCATGCCCCCGGTGACCTCGCCGCTGTCCTTGCCCGACGCAAGCTGCGGATGCGAGCGGGCGAGACGGACAAAGCGGTTACGGTGGATCCTGCCCCGTTCGTGGCGAATTCGGCTCTCATCGCGAAAGCGGCTGGGCTCACCGGACTCATCGATGTCGACATGTTCCTCGACGGAGAGGGACGCAGCACTGTCATCGACATCAATCCGCGCTTCGGCGGCGGATATCCATTCGTGCATCTCGCGGGAGCCGATGTCCCGCTGTACTACCTGGCCCAGGCCATGGGCAGAGATGACGGGTTCGAGTGGAGTCGTTATGAGCCCGGCGTTGTCTCCGCGAAATACGAAAGTATTCGAGTCGCCGGAAGAGTGCCGGTGACTCCTACCAGTTCAGTTGAGTGA
- a CDS encoding phenylacetate--CoA ligase family protein: MLSTARRFAAQMLPNGVSLSVVEEVYSTLNNPASRSSSAALEQIARHARTHVPFYQNLKGEGFEALPVVTKPMMVADRSQFFDERVNSDNLASRYSSGTSGVLYDSYFDADRISHHRAEMVAAFRFLGADPFAPTLHGTTWFDVSVKSKLVYFLQGKRMYSGEHDEQSIRAIARWLRRRRGTIVVALCSYLDALFEGFRRYDIEFAEGVIGAVLGIGEPATSSLNELIRAQAGVDLAMRYSNTENGIFGISDGALTRYRLNTATFHFEILDLDSDRPAPPGGIGRIVVTDLFNRASPYIRYDTGDVGRFAVDDAGAPIPGILQELSGRNRDFCIGGTAEVPQRILHMGMMELADQLQEIRQFQLRQNDIGKFTWVLNAPRSAALELRLRSILDDCVGDIMRCDFTYDSQQLVVGSGKRQSFVNEIPDPESLFRSRSLN; the protein is encoded by the coding sequence ATGTTGTCCACGGCCCGCCGATTCGCGGCTCAGATGCTGCCGAATGGAGTCTCACTGTCAGTCGTCGAAGAGGTCTATTCGACGCTGAACAACCCCGCATCCCGTTCTTCCTCTGCCGCATTGGAACAGATCGCGCGGCATGCTCGCACTCATGTGCCCTTCTACCAGAACCTGAAGGGCGAGGGTTTCGAGGCACTGCCGGTGGTCACGAAACCGATGATGGTGGCGGACCGTTCGCAGTTCTTCGATGAGCGGGTGAATTCTGACAACCTTGCCAGCCGTTATTCGTCTGGGACTTCTGGTGTACTCTACGATTCCTACTTCGACGCCGACCGGATCTCTCATCACAGGGCCGAAATGGTAGCTGCATTTCGGTTCCTCGGCGCCGACCCGTTTGCCCCGACCCTCCACGGCACGACATGGTTCGACGTTTCGGTCAAATCCAAGCTGGTGTATTTCCTACAAGGCAAGCGGATGTACAGCGGAGAGCACGATGAGCAGAGTATTCGGGCGATCGCTCGATGGCTGAGGCGTCGACGCGGCACCATCGTCGTTGCGCTGTGCTCTTATCTGGATGCGCTCTTCGAGGGCTTTCGCAGGTACGACATCGAGTTCGCAGAAGGAGTCATCGGTGCAGTGCTTGGAATCGGTGAGCCCGCTACCAGCTCATTGAACGAACTCATCCGGGCCCAAGCAGGTGTTGATCTCGCTATGAGGTACTCCAATACCGAGAATGGGATCTTCGGAATCTCGGACGGCGCGCTGACCCGTTACAGGCTCAACACTGCGACCTTCCATTTCGAGATCCTGGACCTGGACTCGGACCGCCCAGCTCCGCCGGGCGGGATCGGACGAATTGTGGTCACAGACCTGTTCAATCGTGCTTCGCCCTATATCCGATACGACACAGGGGACGTCGGGCGGTTCGCTGTCGACGACGCCGGTGCGCCGATTCCCGGCATATTGCAGGAGCTCAGTGGGCGCAACCGGGATTTCTGCATCGGCGGTACCGCAGAGGTGCCTCAGAGGATACTGCATATGGGAATGATGGAACTTGCTGACCAGCTCCAGGAGATCCGACAGTTCCAGCTTCGTCAGAACGATATCGGGAAGTTTACGTGGGTGCTCAATGCGCCCCGATCCGCAGCCCTCGAGCTCCGTCTTCGCAGTATCCTCGACGACTGCGTCGGGGACATCATGCGCTGTGACTTCACCTATGATTCGCAGCAACTCGTCGTCGGGTCCGGTAAACGTCAGAGCTTCGTCAACGAGATTCCCGATCCAGAGAGTCTGTTCAGGTCCCGATCACTCAACTGA
- a CDS encoding DegT/DnrJ/EryC1/StrS family aminotransferase translates to MTISDAAPTKPQTAPEPQPVQAASRVLLSGPDVGELEEEFLLRAFRSGWIAPVGPDLEAFETELAAKVGVSYAVGLSSGTAALHLGLLGLGVRPGDLVITSTMTFAATANAITYCGAEPVFVDCSSDGNMDPVQLHRALKNSIRGKKKPAAIVPVDLLGRPADYDRILPIAAEFEVPVLVDAAESLGSRYGAVTCGSFGDAAVVSFNGNKIMTTSGGGALLTDDSRLAEYARFLSTQAREPVAHYEHREIGFNYRLSNLLAALGRAQLTRLDAMVDRRREIRRRYSDTIASVQGVSVFGNDNDHCDNAWLTAILVDERRTGFSAAELGAWLAEHDIETRPLWKPMHLQPVFAEVPIYGGEVSERIFSTGLNLPSGSKMTDADIEHVIAVATAYFELRGAAVDGAAP, encoded by the coding sequence ATGACGATCTCGGACGCGGCACCGACGAAGCCGCAGACCGCACCGGAGCCTCAGCCTGTTCAGGCCGCCAGCCGGGTCCTCCTGTCGGGCCCCGACGTCGGGGAGCTCGAAGAGGAATTCCTGTTGCGCGCGTTTCGCAGCGGCTGGATAGCACCTGTCGGTCCGGACCTCGAAGCGTTCGAGACCGAGCTTGCGGCAAAAGTCGGAGTCTCTTATGCAGTTGGGCTCTCATCCGGCACGGCGGCTCTCCACCTCGGCCTTCTCGGTCTCGGAGTGCGGCCGGGAGACCTGGTGATCACGTCGACGATGACTTTCGCCGCAACGGCGAACGCCATCACCTATTGCGGAGCCGAACCTGTATTCGTCGACTGCTCCTCGGACGGAAACATGGATCCGGTACAGCTGCACCGGGCTTTGAAGAACTCGATCCGAGGTAAGAAGAAGCCGGCGGCAATCGTCCCGGTCGACCTGCTCGGACGGCCCGCCGACTACGACCGGATCTTGCCGATCGCGGCCGAATTCGAAGTCCCCGTCCTCGTCGACGCCGCCGAATCGCTGGGATCCCGCTATGGAGCTGTCACCTGCGGCAGCTTCGGCGACGCCGCGGTCGTGTCATTCAACGGCAACAAGATCATGACCACCTCGGGCGGTGGAGCACTGCTCACCGACGATTCCCGACTGGCAGAGTACGCCCGTTTCCTGTCGACCCAGGCCCGGGAGCCGGTGGCCCACTACGAACACCGGGAGATCGGGTTCAACTATCGGCTGAGCAATCTGCTCGCCGCTCTCGGACGGGCGCAGCTGACCCGGCTCGACGCGATGGTCGACCGTCGCCGGGAGATCCGTCGACGCTACAGCGACACAATCGCCTCGGTGCAGGGGGTTTCTGTGTTCGGCAACGACAACGACCACTGCGACAATGCCTGGCTGACTGCGATCCTCGTGGACGAGCGTCGGACTGGATTCAGTGCGGCCGAGTTGGGAGCCTGGCTGGCTGAACACGATATCGAAACCCGACCGCTGTGGAAGCCGATGCACTTGCAGCCGGTCTTCGCCGAGGTGCCGATATACGGCGGAGAGGTATCCGAACGCATCTTCTCCACCGGCCTCAACCTGCCGAGCGGATCGAAGATGACCGATGCCGACATCGAACATGTCATTGCCGTTGCGACTGCGTACTTCGAGCTTCGAGGCGCAGCCGTCGATGGAGCTGCGCCGTGA
- a CDS encoding nucleoside-diphosphate sugar epimerase/dehydratase has protein sequence MTVSEHPKPLTRMGAVGEAPPAPVTSGAPWSARMAMRIWRSKTAFQLVFDVAAWAAAGLLASAVMGAGVVSAVELVSAVTAAAVLQLLLGLLIGLYRSRYHYGSFAEYGGIAIIALISACGLMAVTLGDSPFVLLTVFSAVIFMTGSRYLVRWSHQIATRPLQGERVLVVGAGAAAESLIRQMLSDPDGAYLPVGLIDDDPRKRQLSIHGVRVRGTSEDIAEVAGWLNVSGAIVAIADSEADFLQICRDRLQPTGKWLRTIPPLAEMVNRKVEIGDIRDIKVEDLIGRAPVHTDLAEIAKKVAGKRVLVTGAGGSIGSELCRQLFALHPESLVMLDRDETALHGVELTLYGSALLMSQNTVLADIRDRSALDHIFAEAKPQIVFHAAALKHLPMLQRFPEEAWKTNVHGTLNVLEAARTVGVETFVNISTDKAAAPTSELGRSKRIAERLVSGFAAKSPGTYLSVRFGNVLGSRGSVLLSFQEQIRQGGPITVTDPEVRRFFMTIPEACQLVLQAATIGEDGYVMVLDMGEPVRIVDIARSLVAMSNQTTEIVYTGLREGEKLDEELFGDYEGTVIRIHDKISRVEAPELSPADLPVVMAERGVIDEFCDRSCSPQPELGHQVDRREPAGGTVHLSVPTTLISDEVRP, from the coding sequence ATGACTGTGTCAGAACATCCGAAACCACTCACCCGGATGGGGGCAGTGGGCGAGGCCCCGCCGGCCCCGGTGACTTCTGGTGCACCATGGTCGGCCCGGATGGCGATGCGGATCTGGAGGAGCAAGACCGCATTCCAACTGGTCTTCGACGTTGCCGCATGGGCTGCTGCCGGACTGCTCGCCTCGGCGGTGATGGGCGCAGGTGTCGTCAGTGCGGTCGAACTCGTCTCCGCAGTCACTGCCGCAGCGGTCTTGCAGCTGCTCCTCGGCCTGCTCATCGGGCTCTATCGCAGTCGCTACCACTACGGCAGCTTCGCCGAATACGGCGGCATCGCGATCATCGCACTGATCAGCGCGTGCGGTCTGATGGCTGTCACCTTGGGAGATTCCCCATTCGTTCTGCTCACCGTGTTCTCCGCTGTCATCTTCATGACCGGCAGCCGGTACCTCGTCCGCTGGTCCCACCAGATCGCGACCCGTCCGCTGCAGGGGGAGCGAGTGCTCGTCGTCGGCGCCGGTGCCGCGGCCGAGTCCCTCATTCGGCAGATGCTCTCCGACCCTGACGGCGCCTATCTTCCCGTCGGGCTCATCGACGACGATCCGCGCAAACGGCAGCTGAGCATCCATGGGGTCCGTGTTCGGGGGACAAGTGAGGACATCGCCGAGGTGGCCGGATGGCTCAACGTCTCCGGAGCCATCGTTGCGATCGCCGATTCCGAAGCGGATTTTCTGCAGATCTGCCGTGATCGTCTGCAGCCGACAGGGAAATGGCTGAGGACGATCCCGCCGCTGGCAGAGATGGTCAATCGAAAGGTCGAGATCGGCGACATCCGCGATATCAAGGTCGAAGACCTCATCGGCCGGGCTCCGGTGCACACCGATCTGGCCGAGATCGCGAAGAAGGTGGCCGGCAAGAGGGTACTCGTCACCGGAGCCGGAGGATCGATCGGCAGCGAACTCTGCCGGCAGCTCTTCGCTCTCCACCCCGAGAGCCTCGTCATGCTCGATCGCGATGAGACCGCGCTGCACGGAGTCGAACTCACGCTCTACGGCTCGGCGCTGCTGATGTCGCAGAACACAGTGCTCGCCGATATCCGCGACAGGAGCGCCCTCGACCACATCTTCGCCGAGGCGAAGCCGCAGATCGTCTTCCATGCGGCGGCGCTCAAACATTTGCCGATGCTGCAGCGGTTCCCCGAGGAGGCGTGGAAGACGAATGTCCACGGCACCCTCAACGTCCTCGAAGCAGCACGCACGGTCGGAGTCGAAACCTTCGTCAACATCTCGACGGACAAAGCCGCAGCACCCACGAGCGAACTCGGCCGGAGCAAACGGATTGCCGAAAGACTCGTCAGCGGATTCGCAGCGAAGTCTCCAGGCACTTACCTCTCGGTTCGCTTCGGCAATGTTCTGGGCTCCCGCGGATCGGTGCTCCTGTCCTTCCAGGAACAGATCAGACAGGGCGGTCCGATCACGGTCACCGATCCGGAGGTCCGACGCTTCTTCATGACGATCCCGGAGGCGTGCCAGCTGGTGCTGCAGGCGGCGACGATCGGCGAGGACGGCTACGTCATGGTTCTCGACATGGGTGAACCCGTGCGCATCGTCGACATCGCCCGGAGTCTGGTTGCGATGTCGAATCAGACTACCGAGATCGTCTATACCGGCCTGCGGGAGGGTGAGAAGCTCGACGAGGAGCTCTTCGGCGACTATGAGGGCACGGTCATCCGCATCCACGACAAGATCAGCCGGGTCGAAGCTCCTGAGCTCTCACCTGCCGATCTGCCGGTCGTGATGGCCGAGCGAGGCGTCATCGACGAGTTCTGTGACCGCAGCTGCAGCCCCCAACCGGAACTCGGTCATCAAGTGGACCGCCGAGAACCCGCCGGCGGAACTGTCCACCTGTCGGTGCCGACCACATTGATTTCGGATGAGGTCAGGCCATGA
- a CDS encoding LuxR C-terminal-related transcriptional regulator — MRQVIRRKEVGDLRSLLTRHRAAALTGGFGTGRRSILRALESEWQGPVIRVASSPLDEDTPLSGLSGLLAAVSASADGLCDPAELAADEVVPSLMEALRSISGDEDTLVLVPNADDMDTDSQRVLGRMLRRLKSGRLHIVITARAIDDDSPFASVPEIELADLNIAELIDLARDLALARFGQTRIAEEAAQVAAHAASGRPLAVSHILEEMAPSEMRGEIALSIPVRVGPASRPMIAEYVEGLSDEAEGLLRCLSLSPLTPLRPLARRLPGFWEAVDELESRGTIERRGAFLRIPHGFVRAMVQQSMGASERRRTHLVLAEDCADTWPQVEAWHVSFIDPGEETAQQLAAHALGLVRRGLTAGGAEFAERAIRVCNDLEELRGQLVEIAETLSDHGQFAFSRRYVRIACRSNRAAVVVRARTLEVRNVFLETQTLPSSLFTSWSRYESEQAPAEVARLQLTLALCHCERGEFSRARELLALAEAAAEHFRDSEPQLAQAVRVLLDSNGGKEGSALAGFASLQEHQDSIRPSFGLAVAHGLMLTEHYEAATAVLDRIGEICAATRVWKRQVDCVRAELEMRRGRVSQAVEVIDGISADVATDKSRGLAVVRQDRILLLRAWKLLLTGSAGEAGPVEDQTAALASATNNHRLLAELNAIQGRYLLRTDCPAVALGHLRRCEQLSAAEGNPNVRRFDGDLIEALVSVGRREHATLLLQQLRDCAKTYPSRWADLVVGRSEALLAAGETAADLFGRALRQASTPEFVFEKAVTHAAFASRLEDNGSKLRAREQRLAAAALLREVGAGRLAEHLRNGQIVEEPKAPTMPDLPRLGELSDEELKVVELVRAGLKNREISERIFVSLRTVELRLTAVYRKLDVGSRTELVSRLAGNPRLAAV; from the coding sequence ATGCGTCAGGTGATTCGTCGCAAGGAGGTCGGCGACCTCCGCTCTCTCCTCACACGGCATCGCGCCGCAGCTCTCACCGGCGGATTCGGGACCGGCAGGCGGTCGATCCTGCGGGCACTCGAATCCGAGTGGCAGGGACCCGTCATCAGAGTCGCATCGAGCCCGCTCGACGAGGACACGCCCCTGTCCGGGTTGAGCGGTCTGCTCGCCGCGGTCAGCGCATCCGCTGACGGACTCTGCGATCCGGCGGAACTCGCCGCCGACGAGGTCGTGCCGAGCCTCATGGAGGCACTCCGATCGATCTCAGGAGATGAGGACACGCTCGTCCTCGTGCCCAATGCCGACGACATGGACACGGACTCGCAGCGGGTGCTCGGACGGATGCTGCGCCGGCTGAAGTCCGGCCGTCTGCACATCGTCATCACGGCACGGGCGATCGACGACGACAGCCCGTTCGCCTCGGTGCCGGAGATCGAACTTGCGGATCTGAACATCGCCGAACTCATCGACCTCGCGCGTGACCTCGCCCTGGCCCGGTTCGGACAGACGAGGATCGCCGAGGAGGCGGCCCAGGTCGCCGCCCACGCCGCGTCGGGTCGCCCCTTGGCGGTCAGCCACATCCTCGAGGAGATGGCCCCCAGCGAGATGCGCGGGGAGATCGCGCTGTCGATCCCGGTGCGCGTGGGACCGGCCAGCCGCCCGATGATCGCCGAATACGTCGAAGGGCTGAGCGATGAAGCCGAAGGGCTTCTCAGATGCCTGTCTCTGTCCCCGCTGACCCCGCTGCGGCCTCTGGCCAGAAGGCTGCCCGGGTTCTGGGAAGCCGTCGACGAACTCGAATCGCGCGGGACGATCGAACGTCGGGGAGCATTCCTGCGGATACCGCACGGATTCGTCCGTGCCATGGTGCAGCAGTCGATGGGGGCGAGTGAACGACGCAGGACCCACCTTGTTCTGGCCGAGGACTGTGCCGACACCTGGCCGCAGGTCGAAGCCTGGCACGTCTCGTTCATCGACCCGGGGGAGGAGACGGCGCAGCAGCTGGCGGCGCATGCTCTCGGACTGGTGCGGCGCGGACTCACTGCCGGAGGGGCCGAATTCGCCGAACGGGCCATCCGCGTCTGCAACGACCTCGAGGAGCTGCGGGGCCAGTTGGTCGAGATCGCCGAGACACTGTCCGACCACGGGCAGTTCGCCTTCTCTCGACGCTATGTGCGGATCGCCTGCCGGTCGAACCGGGCCGCAGTCGTCGTCCGCGCCAGGACTCTCGAGGTCCGCAACGTCTTCCTCGAGACGCAGACGTTGCCGTCGTCATTGTTCACGTCGTGGAGCAGGTACGAATCGGAGCAGGCGCCCGCTGAAGTCGCGCGGCTGCAGCTGACTCTGGCGCTCTGTCACTGCGAACGAGGCGAATTCTCCCGAGCGCGGGAGCTTCTGGCACTGGCCGAAGCCGCCGCTGAGCACTTCCGCGACAGCGAGCCGCAGCTTGCGCAGGCCGTTCGCGTCCTGCTCGACAGCAACGGCGGGAAGGAAGGATCGGCGCTTGCCGGATTCGCGAGCCTGCAGGAACACCAGGATTCGATCAGACCGAGCTTCGGACTCGCCGTCGCCCACGGGCTGATGCTCACCGAGCACTATGAAGCCGCCACGGCCGTGCTCGACCGCATCGGTGAGATCTGTGCCGCGACCAGGGTCTGGAAGCGGCAGGTGGACTGTGTTCGTGCGGAACTGGAAATGCGGCGCGGCCGCGTCAGTCAGGCCGTCGAGGTCATCGACGGAATCTCTGCGGACGTGGCGACGGACAAGAGCAGAGGCCTTGCCGTCGTGCGTCAGGATCGGATCCTGCTGCTGCGCGCCTGGAAGCTGCTGCTGACCGGAAGCGCGGGTGAAGCGGGGCCCGTCGAAGACCAGACCGCTGCCCTGGCGTCGGCGACGAACAACCATCGCCTGCTGGCCGAACTCAATGCGATCCAGGGCAGATACCTGCTGCGCACCGACTGCCCGGCCGTAGCACTCGGACACCTTCGACGCTGCGAACAGCTGTCCGCCGCCGAGGGCAACCCGAACGTGCGTCGCTTCGACGGCGACCTCATCGAAGCCTTGGTGAGTGTGGGCAGACGGGAGCATGCGACTCTTCTGCTCCAGCAGCTGCGTGACTGCGCGAAGACGTACCCGTCGCGGTGGGCCGATCTGGTCGTCGGTCGGTCCGAAGCGCTTCTGGCCGCCGGGGAGACCGCCGCCGATCTGTTCGGGCGGGCACTGCGGCAGGCCAGCACACCTGAGTTCGTCTTCGAGAAAGCAGTCACTCATGCGGCATTCGCCTCTCGCCTCGAGGATAACGGCTCGAAGCTGAGAGCACGCGAACAGAGGCTCGCCGCCGCAGCGCTGCTTCGCGAAGTCGGGGCCGGGCGTCTCGCCGAGCACCTGCGCAACGGGCAGATCGTCGAGGAACCGAAGGCACCGACGATGCCCGACCTGCCTCGCCTCGGCGAACTCAGCGATGAGGAGCTCAAAGTCGTCGAGCTGGTCCGTGCCGGACTGAAGAACCGGGAGATCTCCGAACGGATCTTCGTCTCCCTGCGCACCGTCGAACTCCGCCTCACCGCCGTCTACCGCAAGCTCGACGTCGGTTCGCGAACCGAGCTCGTATCGAGGCTCGCCGGCAACCCGCGTCTCGCCGCGGTCTGA